Within the uncultured Draconibacterium sp. genome, the region TTACTGAATTTGAGCCGCCGCCTCGTCGTCCAGAAACCAGGTTAATATCCCGTTTTTAGGCGAAATATAGTATGCCGGCAATAATTGGGCTGCATCATTATCATTCATAATTTCTGAAACCCGCAAAGCTTTATTCGATCCTGTTACCAGGAAAAATATCTGGTTGGCATTATTCAGTACATTGCCGGTAATAGTAACACGTTTTTGTCCGGTAAGCGGGTGAACTGCAACAGCACAACTTTGTTCATCTTCAAATAATTCTAACTGGTCGGGGAAAATCGAGGCAGTGTGTCCATCGTCGCCAAGCCCCAAAATAATCAGGTCGAAAACCGGATCTTTACCGCGCGAGTTTAAGCTTTGTTCCATCTCTTTCGAGTAGCGCAATGCTTCTTGCTCGGGATCTTCCTCGCCTTTTATGCGGTGGATATTTTCTTTAGGAATAGAAATATTTGAAAGCAGGTAGTCAACCGTCATTTTATAGTTGCTTTGCTCGTCGGTTGGAGGAACACAGCGCTCGTCACCCCACCATAAATGAATTCGTTCCCACGGAATTCGCTCGGCGTATTTTTTACTGATCTTTTTAAAGAGTCCTTTTGGAGAATTTCCGCCGGACAGTGCAATATCGAAGATTTCCTGATTCGAATTTTGTACCATCTTTATGAGTGCTTTCGCGATGGCCTTGTAAACATCTTTCGGTTTCGAATAGATTTTTACTTCTGTAAAAGTTTCCATTTCAGATAGTTTATTGCTGTTAGATAATACTATGCAATATGCAGATTAAAGTTCACAATACAAGCCGTCGTTGTGTAAATTTTTACATGGGTAGCGCCAATTTCCGTTAACGATCAGTTTATCGGAATCTTCCGGTCCCCAACTTCCGGCCGGATAACCATAAATTGGAATTTCAGGATTGGTATCCCAGGCGTTAATTATTGGCTGAACAAACTCCCAGGCTGCTTCAACAGCATCGCCACGCGAATAGAGTGTTGCATCGCCCTGCATACAATCCAGTAACAAACGTTCGTAAGCTGCCGGAACTTTTTTATCTGCCAAATCAGAGTAATGAAAATCCATGTTTACCGTTTGCACTTTAAATCCTGCTCCCGGTGTTTTCATGCCAAATTTCAGCAGAATTCCTTCGTCGGGTTGAATTCGGATAATAAGCTGATTGTTACTGTTGGAAGTGGCATTGCCAAACAAATGATGAGGTACTTTCCGGAAATGGATAACAATCTCGGTTACGCGTGTAGGTAATTTTTTCCCTGTGCGAATGTAAAATGGCACACCGGCCCATCGCCAGTTGTCAATAAAGAATTTAAGTGCCACAAATGTTTCGGTGCGCGAAAACTTAGCCACGCCGGGCTCTTCGCGATAACCGGCTACTTTTTTACCACCAATTGTTGAGGCAGTATATTGGCCGCGAATAACGAATCGCGACACTTCATTTTCTTTAATAGGTCGTAACGACTGAAATACTTTTAGCGTTTCATTTCTTATAGCATCGGCTTCCACTACTACCGGAGGTTCCATGGCCACAAAACCCGCTACTTGTAGCAAATGATTTTGCAACATGTCGCGTAAAGCTCCGGAGCTTTCGTAATATCCGCCACGGCCTTCAACACCCAGGCTTTCGGCTGATGTAATTTCCACCCGCTCTATATAGCGTCGGTTCCAAAGCGGTTCAAAAATTCCGTTCGAAAAGCGGGTTACCAACATGTTTTGTACGGTTTCTTTCCCCAGGTAATGGTCGATACGGTAGATTTGTTCCTCCTCGAAATAATTCAGTAGCTGTTTATTTAATTCTTTTGCCGATTTCAAATCTGTTCCAAAAGGTTTTTCTACAATCAGTCGTCTGAAATATTTCTCCGATTTTGAAAGACCATTCTGGCAAAGCATTTTCGGAATTACCGGGTACAATGATGGGGGAGTTGATAGATAAAACACATAATTCTGCTCAATCCCCAGTGAGCCTGAAAGCTTATCAAGTCGCTCTTTTAACGGGATAAAATCGTCGGCTTCGTTATTCTGAACCGATTGATAAAACAATAGCTTTTTAAAATCTTCGCGGCTGTCATCGTCGGGAATAAATTCATCGGCTCGTTTTCTGAATTCTTCATCAGAAAGTGCCGAACGGGATGCACCAAGCACTGCAAACTTCTTAGGTAAAAGATTTTGTTTGTAAAGTTCGAAAAGTGCGGGGATTAATTTACGTTTTGTGAGGTCTCCCGATGCCCCGAATATGATGAGAATTTGATCTTCTGTTTTCTTCATGGTTAAATTTTAATGTTGAACGCAATAAACCAGAATATTGTTTTTAATAATGCGAAAAAATAATTCGTAGTTCGCTTTCTTGTCAGGATGCCGCAAAGCCCCGGAAAAATTAGATTGCGCATTGTAATCGAATGGCGTAATTGCAATTTGCCGGTTAAACTGAACTCCCTGAATTCCACAACATTTAAAAATAGCTTCTTTTGACGACCAAAGCAATATTTTTACCAATTGTGGATCGTTACTTTTTTCAATAAATTCTATTTCTTCAGGACAGGCAAAACGGGTAACTACTTTATCGATATTCCGATGACGTTGCTCAACGTCGATTCCAATATTTTTTTCGGATAGAATAATGGCCGCCAGGTCAGCAGAGTGAGTGATACTAATGTTTAAATCGGAGTTTATTAATGACGGTTTGCCATATTTATCCCGGTAAATAATTGCCGGACATTCAGGCAACAGGTTTTGAAGCAATAAGCGACTGGCCAAAAATTCTTTTCGGCGCTTTTCCGCTTTAAACGATTCCAAACGCTCGGAGTCGGTGGAGTTTAATTTGCAATCTTTTAATAAATCATCAGCTGTTTCTTTCAGCTCCCATACACCGATTGTGCCGTTTTTGTTTGCTATTTTCTCAATCAGCGGCATTATTTCCAGCTTGTGGTTTCAATCATGTGTATCACGTCGGGTTCGATAAAGTTGATTACCGGACTTAACGAATCGATGTCGGGAACTTCGCGAATGTAAAACGCACCGCGTAAAAAATGCCGGGTGCTGTCGGTTAAGAAAAACTGCATAGGCGACGCTGCATTTCCTTCTATGGCATAAATGGTTCCGTATACTTTTTGGGCAGGATTCATAAATAAACGCTCGTCAATGGCATCGGCTTTTATCGAGTGTTTGTAGGCCAGCGTACGCGTTTCTTCCATAAGCTCAGCCAAAAGTTTGTAGTCGTCTTTCTGGCTGTTCAGGTCGTAATACGAAATGTGTATTTCCACTTTATTTTCGGGTACAGCAACATTTATCCAGTATGGTTTTTCGCGGTTTCTGGTGTCTTTTTCAATCTTCGAATATTTCGGTATTTCAAAATCGTACGGGAATGAACGGTTGAGTGCTGTGTAACTTTTTTCAGGAAAATCGATGCGGAAGTAGCCTCGCGGTTTGGGCGTGTAATCATCTTTACAACCCACTAAAAACAACAATAATAATAGTGTATATGCGAATCTCATCTTCCCCAAATTTTAGTCACATTT harbors:
- the pgl gene encoding 6-phosphogluconolactonase, whose translation is METFTEVKIYSKPKDVYKAIAKALIKMVQNSNQEIFDIALSGGNSPKGLFKKISKKYAERIPWERIHLWWGDERCVPPTDEQSNYKMTVDYLLSNISIPKENIHRIKGEEDPEQEALRYSKEMEQSLNSRGKDPVFDLIILGLGDDGHTASIFPDQLELFEDEQSCAVAVHPLTGQKRVTITGNVLNNANQIFFLVTGSNKALRVSEIMNDNDAAQLLPAYYISPKNGILTWFLDDEAAAQIQ
- the zwf gene encoding glucose-6-phosphate dehydrogenase, which translates into the protein MKKTEDQILIIFGASGDLTKRKLIPALFELYKQNLLPKKFAVLGASRSALSDEEFRKRADEFIPDDDSREDFKKLLFYQSVQNNEADDFIPLKERLDKLSGSLGIEQNYVFYLSTPPSLYPVIPKMLCQNGLSKSEKYFRRLIVEKPFGTDLKSAKELNKQLLNYFEEEQIYRIDHYLGKETVQNMLVTRFSNGIFEPLWNRRYIERVEITSAESLGVEGRGGYYESSGALRDMLQNHLLQVAGFVAMEPPVVVEADAIRNETLKVFQSLRPIKENEVSRFVIRGQYTASTIGGKKVAGYREEPGVAKFSRTETFVALKFFIDNWRWAGVPFYIRTGKKLPTRVTEIVIHFRKVPHHLFGNATSNSNNQLIIRIQPDEGILLKFGMKTPGAGFKVQTVNMDFHYSDLADKKVPAAYERLLLDCMQGDATLYSRGDAVEAAWEFVQPIINAWDTNPEIPIYGYPAGSWGPEDSDKLIVNGNWRYPCKNLHNDGLYCEL
- a CDS encoding 4'-phosphopantetheinyl transferase superfamily protein, whose protein sequence is MPLIEKIANKNGTIGVWELKETADDLLKDCKLNSTDSERLESFKAEKRRKEFLASRLLLQNLLPECPAIIYRDKYGKPSLINSDLNISITHSADLAAIILSEKNIGIDVEQRHRNIDKVVTRFACPEEIEFIEKSNDPQLVKILLWSSKEAIFKCCGIQGVQFNRQIAITPFDYNAQSNFSGALRHPDKKANYELFFRIIKNNILVYCVQH
- the gldD gene encoding gliding motility lipoprotein GldD, whose protein sequence is MRFAYTLLLLLFLVGCKDDYTPKPRGYFRIDFPEKSYTALNRSFPYDFEIPKYSKIEKDTRNREKPYWINVAVPENKVEIHISYYDLNSQKDDYKLLAELMEETRTLAYKHSIKADAIDERLFMNPAQKVYGTIYAIEGNAASPMQFFLTDSTRHFLRGAFYIREVPDIDSLSPVINFIEPDVIHMIETTSWK